Proteins from one Malaya genurostris strain Urasoe2022 chromosome 2, Malgen_1.1, whole genome shotgun sequence genomic window:
- the LOC131427195 gene encoding abnormal cell migration protein 10 isoform X3, with the protein MANLEETHEAELDAILGELSLLEQRGELRQGRSHCRTNSTISAATNTTISSESGCSSVPDSTASINSLREPRTDSPDNDSAFSDTVSLMSSESSASSSVSSHLKNLQQNVQITVDSGKQAKIHLALQKLEQATVRRLFVKAFTADGASKSLLVDETMTCGHVTRLLADKNHVQMEPSWAIVEHLPEYQMERLFEDHELLVDNLMLWSRDSKNKVLFLQRLDKISLFKSPELFLPGTQMAPGSDHDEHTRVMLLDEFFSSSNQIPLEGPLYLKSDSKKGWKKYHFVLRASGLHYYPKEQKVRSVKDLLCLALFAGHEVYRGLGWKKKHKAPTDFTFALRCPKVPPSAKGIRSVKMLCAEDAATLETWVTAIRVTKYGKKLLDNHRSLTEDLAREELDKLSSARSGSIGSIVSSVPSQCSSGSSNSSGSGPNHLVPVHNNGRLSRASSSSSSGCLSDENNGFDSDFPTGTIKRKPSMKPNLPLTSMTRQLKEVGETTRLNESSPTSPERGGTLTRRHSRRRSEESNNSGTLKRKSVNNRGSVESMSSAASTPTPTPTNSVPGTPVNQQQMPTLVINNLLNSINSSAQRTSITPPTPTKPVTSLEAMPSCMTDSTFSLPPPPDDLGTNFSGSSLSLDSLPPPPPPNELDNNFSGSQLSLVSVQMPLPPLPPPPPNVVSVQSLPIVEEKTMIYQALPLAMSPVITTSQAVTSNENIEVTISIKQSIMKFNSQTLPSPITNCNGVKVEPIYSKTLKPSALKAPPYKAPPPYNGDVLVAQTQSSAPTKNVSFADSPVLLRRKVCFEDEVQELPHSPRRSSRDIYSTPPTPPPRAEATRLSTSYTSPKRLSDSASNPPRDFLKDLQRVVNKKWQIAQKCKLEPATTPHEVLGFRDLPSENYSSHYYRESANVSHWVQEHYGSEGLYENLGNNVGMEPTYPKTQLVVSGLIKKRPPPPPPKRSEKTQLTTTASQQRL; encoded by the exons ATGGCGAACCTGGAGGAAACACATGAAGCTGAGTTGGATGCGATTCTAGGAGAACTTAGTTTGCTGGAGCAAAGAGGTGAATTGCGCCAAGGTAGAAGTCATTGTCGAACCAATTCCACGATTTCAGCAGCTACAAATACTACTATATCTTCTGAAAGTGGTTGCAGTAGCGTTCCTGACAGTACTGCAAGCATAAATAGTTTACGTGAACCTAGAACAGATAGTCCGGACAATGACTCCGCATTCAGTGATACCGTTTCACTCATGTCGAGTGAATCCTCGGCTTCCAGTAGTGTAAGTtcacatttgaaaaatttgcaacagaatgttcaaattacagTAGATTCTGGAAAGCAAGCGAAAATTCATCTAGCATTGCAAAAGTTGGAGCAAGCTACAGTGCGACGACTTTTTGTGAAAGCTTTCACGGCAGATGGCGCATCAAAATCGCTTTTGGTGGACGAAACTATGACCTGTGGACATGTCACACGATTGCTTGCTGATAAGAACCACGTTCAAATGGAACCAAGCTGGGCGATTGTGGAACATTTACCGGAATATCAAATGGAGAGATTATTCGAAGATCACGAACTGCTGGTCGATAATTTAATGCTGTGGAGCAGGGAttctaaaaataaagttttatttcTACAACGTCTCGACAAGATATCTCTTTTTAAGTCACCAGAATTGTTTCTACCAGGAACACAAATGGCCCCTGGGAGTGATCATGATGAGCACACTAG GGTTATGCTTCTGGATGAATTTTTCTCTAGTTCCAATCAAATCCCGCTGGAGGGACCGCTATATTTGAAGAGTGATTCTAAAAAGGGATGGAAAAAGTATCATTTCGTACTTCGTGCATCTGGTCTGCACTACTATCCGAAGGAGCAAAAAGTGCGTTCAGTAAAAGATCTTCTTTGCTTGGCACTGTTTGCCGGTCATGAAGTTTATCGGGGTttgggttggaaaaagaaacacAAAGCACCAACAGATTTCACCTTTGCACTGCGATGCCCCAAAGTTCCCCCAAGCGCGAAAGGAATACGATCAGTGAAAATGCTATGTGCTGAGGATGCAGCAACACTGGAAACATGGGTCACGGCAATTAGAGTTACCAAG tatggTAAGAAATTACTCGATAACCATCGATCGTTGACAGAAGATTTAGCCCGGGAAGAATTGGACAAGCTCTCGTCGGCTCGAAGTGGATCCATAGGGAGCATAGTATCATCAGTTCCATCTCAGTGCAGTAGTGGCAGTAGTAACAGCAGTGGTAGTGGTCCCAACCATTTAGTTCCTGTTCACAATAATGGTCGTTTATCTCGGGCATCAAGTTCCAGTTCAAGTGGTTGTTTATCAGATGAGAACAACGGTTTCGATTCTGATTTCCCTACTGGAACAATTAAGCGAAAACCATCAATGAAACCAAACTTACCGTTGACTTCAATGACCAGACAGCTGAAAGAAGTaggcgaaactacgcgattaaaCGAATCGTCACCTACCTCACCGGAGCGAGGAGGAACTCTAACTAGGCGTCACAGTCGACGAAGAAGTGAAGAGAGTAACAATAGTGGAACACTTAAACGTAAGTCCGTGAATAATCGTGGGTCCGTAGAAAGTATGAGTTCTGCAGCTTCGACACCGACACCAACACCTACTAATAGCGTTCCAGGAACTCCAGTAAATCAACAACAGATGCCAACATTAGTCataaacaatttattgaatagTATAAATAGTTCTGCGCAACGAACTAGTATAACTCCTCCGACTCCAACGAAACCAGTAACTTCCTTGGAGGCCATGCCTTCTTGTATGACTGATTCAACATTCTCACTGCCGCCTCCGCCGGATGATCTCGGCACAAATTTTTCAGGTTCAAGTTTATCGTTGGATTCACTTCCCCCGCCACCTCCACCAAATGAGTTAGATAATAATTTCAGTGGATCTCAGTTGTCATTAGTTAGTGTTCAAATGCCATTGCCGCCCCTACCCCCACCCCCACCAAATGTAGTCTCCGTGCAGTCCCTCCCAATTGTTGAAGAGAAAACAATGATATATCAAGCATTGCCACTAGCAATGTCCCCGGTTATTACAACATCGCAAGCGGTAActtcaaatgaaaatattgaagtTACTATTAGCATTAAACAATCAATTATGAAGTTCAACAGCCAAACTCTTCCATCGCCTATTACTAACTGTAATGGTGTAAAAGTCGAACCCATCTACTCCAAGACTTTGAAACCATCTGCTTTGAAGGCACCTCCCTATAAAGCACCACCACCATATAACGGAGACGTCTTAGTAGCTCAAACTCAATCGTCAGCtcctaccaagaatgtttcttTTGCCGATTCACCTGTGCTTCTTAGGCGGAAGGTATGCTTCGAAGATGAAGTTCAAGAATTACCACATTCGCCACGCAGATCATCTCGAGATATTTATTCGACACCGCCAACTCCTCCGCCCAGAGCAGAAGCAACGCGTCTATCGACTTCCTATACATCGCCGAAAAGATTAAGCGACTCCGCATCGAATCCTCCGCGAGATTTCCTGAAAGATTTGCAAAGGGTAGTGAATAAAAAATGGCAGATTGCTCAGAAATGTAAACTAGAGCCTGCTACAACTCCACATGAAGTACTCGGTTTCAGAGATTTACCAAGCGAAAATTATTCATCACACTACTACAGAGAGTCGGCCAATGTTAGTCACTGGGTCCAAGAACATTATGGCTCCGAAGGTTTATATGAGAATCTAGGAAATAATGTGGGGATGGAGCCGACTTATCCGAAAACTCAACTTGTAGTAAGTGGATTGATCAAAAAACGACCTCCACCACCACCTCCCAAACGAAGTGAAAAGACACAGCTAACGACAACGGCATCGCAGCAAAGATTATAA
- the LOC131427195 gene encoding amyloid beta A4 precursor protein-binding family B member 1-interacting protein isoform X1 → MLTMMSCSTEDPDKLLNEWLGELENLIGGLEISNTTVASSVARLRPKSNTSTERTDSYRFSMANLEETHEAELDAILGELSLLEQRGELRQGRSHCRTNSTISAATNTTISSESGCSSVPDSTASINSLREPRTDSPDNDSAFSDTVSLMSSESSASSSVSSHLKNLQQNVQITVDSGKQAKIHLALQKLEQATVRRLFVKAFTADGASKSLLVDETMTCGHVTRLLADKNHVQMEPSWAIVEHLPEYQMERLFEDHELLVDNLMLWSRDSKNKVLFLQRLDKISLFKSPELFLPGTQMAPGSDHDEHTRVMLLDEFFSSSNQIPLEGPLYLKSDSKKGWKKYHFVLRASGLHYYPKEQKVRSVKDLLCLALFAGHEVYRGLGWKKKHKAPTDFTFALRCPKVPPSAKGIRSVKMLCAEDAATLETWVTAIRVTKYGKKLLDNHRSLTEDLAREELDKLSSARSGSIGSIVSSVPSQCSSGSSNSSGSGPNHLVPVHNNGRLSRASSSSSSGCLSDENNGFDSDFPTGTIKRKPSMKPNLPLTSMTRQLKEVGETTRLNESSPTSPERGGTLTRRHSRRRSEESNNSGTLKRKSVNNRGSVESMSSAASTPTPTPTNSVPGTPVNQQQMPTLVINNLLNSINSSAQRTSITPPTPTKPVTSLEAMPSCMTDSTFSLPPPPDDLGTNFSGSSLSLDSLPPPPPPNELDNNFSGSQLSLVSVQMPLPPLPPPPPNVVSVQSLPIVEEKTMIYQALPLAMSPVITTSQAVTSNENIEVTISIKQSIMKFNSQTLPSPITNCNGVKVEPIYSKTLKPSALKAPPYKAPPPYNGDVLVAQTQSSAPTKNVSFADSPVLLRRKVCFEDEVQELPHSPRRSSRDIYSTPPTPPPRAEATRLSTSYTSPKRLSDSASNPPRDFLKDLQRVVNKKWQIAQKCKLEPATTPHEVLGFRDLPSENYSSHYYRESANVSHWVQEHYGSEGLYENLGNNVGMEPTYPKTQLVVSGLIKKRPPPPPPKRSEKTQLTTTASQQRL, encoded by the exons GGCTTAGAGATTTCAAACACAACCGTTGCCTCATCAGTTGCTAGATTACGTCCTAAAAGTAATACCTCTACCGAACGCACCGATTCGTACCGCTTTTCAATGGCGAACCTGGAGGAAACACATGAAGCTGAGTTGGATGCGATTCTAGGAGAACTTAGTTTGCTGGAGCAAAGAGGTGAATTGCGCCAAGGTAGAAGTCATTGTCGAACCAATTCCACGATTTCAGCAGCTACAAATACTACTATATCTTCTGAAAGTGGTTGCAGTAGCGTTCCTGACAGTACTGCAAGCATAAATAGTTTACGTGAACCTAGAACAGATAGTCCGGACAATGACTCCGCATTCAGTGATACCGTTTCACTCATGTCGAGTGAATCCTCGGCTTCCAGTAGTGTAAGTtcacatttgaaaaatttgcaacagaatgttcaaattacagTAGATTCTGGAAAGCAAGCGAAAATTCATCTAGCATTGCAAAAGTTGGAGCAAGCTACAGTGCGACGACTTTTTGTGAAAGCTTTCACGGCAGATGGCGCATCAAAATCGCTTTTGGTGGACGAAACTATGACCTGTGGACATGTCACACGATTGCTTGCTGATAAGAACCACGTTCAAATGGAACCAAGCTGGGCGATTGTGGAACATTTACCGGAATATCAAATGGAGAGATTATTCGAAGATCACGAACTGCTGGTCGATAATTTAATGCTGTGGAGCAGGGAttctaaaaataaagttttatttcTACAACGTCTCGACAAGATATCTCTTTTTAAGTCACCAGAATTGTTTCTACCAGGAACACAAATGGCCCCTGGGAGTGATCATGATGAGCACACTAG GGTTATGCTTCTGGATGAATTTTTCTCTAGTTCCAATCAAATCCCGCTGGAGGGACCGCTATATTTGAAGAGTGATTCTAAAAAGGGATGGAAAAAGTATCATTTCGTACTTCGTGCATCTGGTCTGCACTACTATCCGAAGGAGCAAAAAGTGCGTTCAGTAAAAGATCTTCTTTGCTTGGCACTGTTTGCCGGTCATGAAGTTTATCGGGGTttgggttggaaaaagaaacacAAAGCACCAACAGATTTCACCTTTGCACTGCGATGCCCCAAAGTTCCCCCAAGCGCGAAAGGAATACGATCAGTGAAAATGCTATGTGCTGAGGATGCAGCAACACTGGAAACATGGGTCACGGCAATTAGAGTTACCAAG tatggTAAGAAATTACTCGATAACCATCGATCGTTGACAGAAGATTTAGCCCGGGAAGAATTGGACAAGCTCTCGTCGGCTCGAAGTGGATCCATAGGGAGCATAGTATCATCAGTTCCATCTCAGTGCAGTAGTGGCAGTAGTAACAGCAGTGGTAGTGGTCCCAACCATTTAGTTCCTGTTCACAATAATGGTCGTTTATCTCGGGCATCAAGTTCCAGTTCAAGTGGTTGTTTATCAGATGAGAACAACGGTTTCGATTCTGATTTCCCTACTGGAACAATTAAGCGAAAACCATCAATGAAACCAAACTTACCGTTGACTTCAATGACCAGACAGCTGAAAGAAGTaggcgaaactacgcgattaaaCGAATCGTCACCTACCTCACCGGAGCGAGGAGGAACTCTAACTAGGCGTCACAGTCGACGAAGAAGTGAAGAGAGTAACAATAGTGGAACACTTAAACGTAAGTCCGTGAATAATCGTGGGTCCGTAGAAAGTATGAGTTCTGCAGCTTCGACACCGACACCAACACCTACTAATAGCGTTCCAGGAACTCCAGTAAATCAACAACAGATGCCAACATTAGTCataaacaatttattgaatagTATAAATAGTTCTGCGCAACGAACTAGTATAACTCCTCCGACTCCAACGAAACCAGTAACTTCCTTGGAGGCCATGCCTTCTTGTATGACTGATTCAACATTCTCACTGCCGCCTCCGCCGGATGATCTCGGCACAAATTTTTCAGGTTCAAGTTTATCGTTGGATTCACTTCCCCCGCCACCTCCACCAAATGAGTTAGATAATAATTTCAGTGGATCTCAGTTGTCATTAGTTAGTGTTCAAATGCCATTGCCGCCCCTACCCCCACCCCCACCAAATGTAGTCTCCGTGCAGTCCCTCCCAATTGTTGAAGAGAAAACAATGATATATCAAGCATTGCCACTAGCAATGTCCCCGGTTATTACAACATCGCAAGCGGTAActtcaaatgaaaatattgaagtTACTATTAGCATTAAACAATCAATTATGAAGTTCAACAGCCAAACTCTTCCATCGCCTATTACTAACTGTAATGGTGTAAAAGTCGAACCCATCTACTCCAAGACTTTGAAACCATCTGCTTTGAAGGCACCTCCCTATAAAGCACCACCACCATATAACGGAGACGTCTTAGTAGCTCAAACTCAATCGTCAGCtcctaccaagaatgtttcttTTGCCGATTCACCTGTGCTTCTTAGGCGGAAGGTATGCTTCGAAGATGAAGTTCAAGAATTACCACATTCGCCACGCAGATCATCTCGAGATATTTATTCGACACCGCCAACTCCTCCGCCCAGAGCAGAAGCAACGCGTCTATCGACTTCCTATACATCGCCGAAAAGATTAAGCGACTCCGCATCGAATCCTCCGCGAGATTTCCTGAAAGATTTGCAAAGGGTAGTGAATAAAAAATGGCAGATTGCTCAGAAATGTAAACTAGAGCCTGCTACAACTCCACATGAAGTACTCGGTTTCAGAGATTTACCAAGCGAAAATTATTCATCACACTACTACAGAGAGTCGGCCAATGTTAGTCACTGGGTCCAAGAACATTATGGCTCCGAAGGTTTATATGAGAATCTAGGAAATAATGTGGGGATGGAGCCGACTTATCCGAAAACTCAACTTGTAGTAAGTGGATTGATCAAAAAACGACCTCCACCACCACCTCCCAAACGAAGTGAAAAGACACAGCTAACGACAACGGCATCGCAGCAAAGATTATAA
- the LOC131427195 gene encoding abnormal cell migration protein 10 isoform X2 — protein sequence MDYSLSDYDSASAYSCESGLEISNTTVASSVARLRPKSNTSTERTDSYRFSMANLEETHEAELDAILGELSLLEQRGELRQGRSHCRTNSTISAATNTTISSESGCSSVPDSTASINSLREPRTDSPDNDSAFSDTVSLMSSESSASSSVSSHLKNLQQNVQITVDSGKQAKIHLALQKLEQATVRRLFVKAFTADGASKSLLVDETMTCGHVTRLLADKNHVQMEPSWAIVEHLPEYQMERLFEDHELLVDNLMLWSRDSKNKVLFLQRLDKISLFKSPELFLPGTQMAPGSDHDEHTRVMLLDEFFSSSNQIPLEGPLYLKSDSKKGWKKYHFVLRASGLHYYPKEQKVRSVKDLLCLALFAGHEVYRGLGWKKKHKAPTDFTFALRCPKVPPSAKGIRSVKMLCAEDAATLETWVTAIRVTKYGKKLLDNHRSLTEDLAREELDKLSSARSGSIGSIVSSVPSQCSSGSSNSSGSGPNHLVPVHNNGRLSRASSSSSSGCLSDENNGFDSDFPTGTIKRKPSMKPNLPLTSMTRQLKEVGETTRLNESSPTSPERGGTLTRRHSRRRSEESNNSGTLKRKSVNNRGSVESMSSAASTPTPTPTNSVPGTPVNQQQMPTLVINNLLNSINSSAQRTSITPPTPTKPVTSLEAMPSCMTDSTFSLPPPPDDLGTNFSGSSLSLDSLPPPPPPNELDNNFSGSQLSLVSVQMPLPPLPPPPPNVVSVQSLPIVEEKTMIYQALPLAMSPVITTSQAVTSNENIEVTISIKQSIMKFNSQTLPSPITNCNGVKVEPIYSKTLKPSALKAPPYKAPPPYNGDVLVAQTQSSAPTKNVSFADSPVLLRRKVCFEDEVQELPHSPRRSSRDIYSTPPTPPPRAEATRLSTSYTSPKRLSDSASNPPRDFLKDLQRVVNKKWQIAQKCKLEPATTPHEVLGFRDLPSENYSSHYYRESANVSHWVQEHYGSEGLYENLGNNVGMEPTYPKTQLVVSGLIKKRPPPPPPKRSEKTQLTTTASQQRL from the exons GGCTTAGAGATTTCAAACACAACCGTTGCCTCATCAGTTGCTAGATTACGTCCTAAAAGTAATACCTCTACCGAACGCACCGATTCGTACCGCTTTTCAATGGCGAACCTGGAGGAAACACATGAAGCTGAGTTGGATGCGATTCTAGGAGAACTTAGTTTGCTGGAGCAAAGAGGTGAATTGCGCCAAGGTAGAAGTCATTGTCGAACCAATTCCACGATTTCAGCAGCTACAAATACTACTATATCTTCTGAAAGTGGTTGCAGTAGCGTTCCTGACAGTACTGCAAGCATAAATAGTTTACGTGAACCTAGAACAGATAGTCCGGACAATGACTCCGCATTCAGTGATACCGTTTCACTCATGTCGAGTGAATCCTCGGCTTCCAGTAGTGTAAGTtcacatttgaaaaatttgcaacagaatgttcaaattacagTAGATTCTGGAAAGCAAGCGAAAATTCATCTAGCATTGCAAAAGTTGGAGCAAGCTACAGTGCGACGACTTTTTGTGAAAGCTTTCACGGCAGATGGCGCATCAAAATCGCTTTTGGTGGACGAAACTATGACCTGTGGACATGTCACACGATTGCTTGCTGATAAGAACCACGTTCAAATGGAACCAAGCTGGGCGATTGTGGAACATTTACCGGAATATCAAATGGAGAGATTATTCGAAGATCACGAACTGCTGGTCGATAATTTAATGCTGTGGAGCAGGGAttctaaaaataaagttttatttcTACAACGTCTCGACAAGATATCTCTTTTTAAGTCACCAGAATTGTTTCTACCAGGAACACAAATGGCCCCTGGGAGTGATCATGATGAGCACACTAG GGTTATGCTTCTGGATGAATTTTTCTCTAGTTCCAATCAAATCCCGCTGGAGGGACCGCTATATTTGAAGAGTGATTCTAAAAAGGGATGGAAAAAGTATCATTTCGTACTTCGTGCATCTGGTCTGCACTACTATCCGAAGGAGCAAAAAGTGCGTTCAGTAAAAGATCTTCTTTGCTTGGCACTGTTTGCCGGTCATGAAGTTTATCGGGGTttgggttggaaaaagaaacacAAAGCACCAACAGATTTCACCTTTGCACTGCGATGCCCCAAAGTTCCCCCAAGCGCGAAAGGAATACGATCAGTGAAAATGCTATGTGCTGAGGATGCAGCAACACTGGAAACATGGGTCACGGCAATTAGAGTTACCAAG tatggTAAGAAATTACTCGATAACCATCGATCGTTGACAGAAGATTTAGCCCGGGAAGAATTGGACAAGCTCTCGTCGGCTCGAAGTGGATCCATAGGGAGCATAGTATCATCAGTTCCATCTCAGTGCAGTAGTGGCAGTAGTAACAGCAGTGGTAGTGGTCCCAACCATTTAGTTCCTGTTCACAATAATGGTCGTTTATCTCGGGCATCAAGTTCCAGTTCAAGTGGTTGTTTATCAGATGAGAACAACGGTTTCGATTCTGATTTCCCTACTGGAACAATTAAGCGAAAACCATCAATGAAACCAAACTTACCGTTGACTTCAATGACCAGACAGCTGAAAGAAGTaggcgaaactacgcgattaaaCGAATCGTCACCTACCTCACCGGAGCGAGGAGGAACTCTAACTAGGCGTCACAGTCGACGAAGAAGTGAAGAGAGTAACAATAGTGGAACACTTAAACGTAAGTCCGTGAATAATCGTGGGTCCGTAGAAAGTATGAGTTCTGCAGCTTCGACACCGACACCAACACCTACTAATAGCGTTCCAGGAACTCCAGTAAATCAACAACAGATGCCAACATTAGTCataaacaatttattgaatagTATAAATAGTTCTGCGCAACGAACTAGTATAACTCCTCCGACTCCAACGAAACCAGTAACTTCCTTGGAGGCCATGCCTTCTTGTATGACTGATTCAACATTCTCACTGCCGCCTCCGCCGGATGATCTCGGCACAAATTTTTCAGGTTCAAGTTTATCGTTGGATTCACTTCCCCCGCCACCTCCACCAAATGAGTTAGATAATAATTTCAGTGGATCTCAGTTGTCATTAGTTAGTGTTCAAATGCCATTGCCGCCCCTACCCCCACCCCCACCAAATGTAGTCTCCGTGCAGTCCCTCCCAATTGTTGAAGAGAAAACAATGATATATCAAGCATTGCCACTAGCAATGTCCCCGGTTATTACAACATCGCAAGCGGTAActtcaaatgaaaatattgaagtTACTATTAGCATTAAACAATCAATTATGAAGTTCAACAGCCAAACTCTTCCATCGCCTATTACTAACTGTAATGGTGTAAAAGTCGAACCCATCTACTCCAAGACTTTGAAACCATCTGCTTTGAAGGCACCTCCCTATAAAGCACCACCACCATATAACGGAGACGTCTTAGTAGCTCAAACTCAATCGTCAGCtcctaccaagaatgtttcttTTGCCGATTCACCTGTGCTTCTTAGGCGGAAGGTATGCTTCGAAGATGAAGTTCAAGAATTACCACATTCGCCACGCAGATCATCTCGAGATATTTATTCGACACCGCCAACTCCTCCGCCCAGAGCAGAAGCAACGCGTCTATCGACTTCCTATACATCGCCGAAAAGATTAAGCGACTCCGCATCGAATCCTCCGCGAGATTTCCTGAAAGATTTGCAAAGGGTAGTGAATAAAAAATGGCAGATTGCTCAGAAATGTAAACTAGAGCCTGCTACAACTCCACATGAAGTACTCGGTTTCAGAGATTTACCAAGCGAAAATTATTCATCACACTACTACAGAGAGTCGGCCAATGTTAGTCACTGGGTCCAAGAACATTATGGCTCCGAAGGTTTATATGAGAATCTAGGAAATAATGTGGGGATGGAGCCGACTTATCCGAAAACTCAACTTGTAGTAAGTGGATTGATCAAAAAACGACCTCCACCACCACCTCCCAAACGAAGTGAAAAGACACAGCTAACGACAACGGCATCGCAGCAAAGATTATAA